A genomic stretch from Clavelina lepadiformis chromosome 5, kaClaLepa1.1, whole genome shotgun sequence includes:
- the LOC143460885 gene encoding uncharacterized protein LOC143460885, giving the protein MASIESRHALGSKKEASSPPEESSFDKLKRLVDLIKVKIAEGDMTSTDLMLATKEVIHVDLSDERDNCDEIFKDVTGITHSLLDYGHYPAALFMVSVGGKICETFSDPNIKIIRLSDCGQFAHIMVERICLANKNCEIGGYGLRLMQQLCNRTKAVDTDSILLKAHFLCKILSQIGTCYLCINNFDHAAEYFSEALETNTNMFGQRAKEFAITGACCYQVGECYRFMQKFDKAAESFERAIEMYEGALDVEEEEKRKCINLSRDKLRKLCARDFLG; this is encoded by the exons ATGGCGTCGATTGAAAGCAGGCATGCATTAGGAAGCAAGAAAGAAGCTTCCTCACCGCCTGAAGAAA GTTCATTCGATAAACTTAAACGTTTGGTTGATTTGATCAAAGTCAAAATCGCAGAAGGTGACATGACTAGTACTGACTTGATGTTGGCCACAAAGGAGGTCATACATGTTGACCTCTCTGACGAACGAGATAACTGTGATGAGATTTTTAAAGATGTCACCGGCATAACCCATTCTCTGCTTGATTATGGACATTACCCTGCAGCCTTATTCATGGTGTCAGTAGGCGGTAAAATATGTGAAACCTTCTCCGATCCtaacattaaaattattagACTGAGCGACTGCGGCCAATTTGCCCACATAATGGTAGAGCGTATTTGCTTGGCcaataaaaattgtgaaataGGAGGATATGGGCTTCGTTTAATGCAGCAGCTCTGTAATAGGACAAAGGCTGTTGACACTGATTCCATTCTATTAAAAGCACATTTcttgtgcaaaattttaagtcAAATCGGGACATGCTATTTGTGCATTAACAATTTCGATCATGCAGCCGAATATTTCTCAGAGGCGTTAGAGACAAATACCAACATGTTTGGACAACGTGCCAAAGAGTTCGCGATCACTGGCGCTTGTTGTTATCAAGTTGGAGAATGTTATCGCTTCATGCAGAAGTTTGACAAAGCAGCGGAGTCATTTGAAAGAGCCATCGAGATGTACGAAGGAGCTTTGGATGTTGAAGAGGAAGAGAAGAGAAAATGCATCAATTTGTCTCGAGATAAATTGCGAAAGCTTTGTGCTAGAGATTTTTTGGGATAG
- the LOC143459710 gene encoding parathyroid hormone 2 receptor-like isoform X1: MFAIKAKANEKVAKEVKKKKKEPFTLKGTISRLAQCRNVDCFIICVVSCCLIPLVFVLALSVPKTMADDGLLTTEELLDVLATQMKKCQRDLTNDLAPKDAEGNYLTNYCKGEWDKLTCWPNSPPGETVSIRCPEYIPDFDHEGKVQRICSPQGEWATTNNGTQTWTDYHDCRYPDLASVIEKIKNDGDPKIKSLILLYTIGYSCSLVALIFAMGILGYFKRLHCTRNYIHMHLFASFILRAAVIFVKDRVLYYGSGIMDVRSGDMSIDSSGYNSDNSSEIASYRIGCKVVMTLFHYFVATNYYWILAEALYLHSLIFVAFFSDKKYLWRFILTGWGVPVIFVIPWAVVRATLDDTGCWDIAVSEYKWIYNGPIVVANVINFLLFLNIIRVLWYKMRERGLVGGTDNRTQYMKLAKSTLVLIPMFGVHAIVFLGMPENIHSGIWWDIRMYFDLFFNSFQGFFVAIIYCFCNGEVQAEFRKAWDRFNLSVEIQKGRRERSRSSVTMLTSFNSSASQQARLSIGGQSNGRGPGYRSNGTALLNQNNLQVNDGKFNSSVNRNDNIMWNSKAENETSFVVKPNENSNNNEDHEGSPLLVNPPPFIRRQSSTLPKGSDVIVPIAEERALEEAFESAIEDPIEVQLQCPAKSFLLADELVDPSEEADAFDDVISRDEMTTLRQKRMQHAKRAESEDSGISSVYLIEARSGKGDGTLSVSDYCGDSEGGVSDDHPHSSDSEGIFEKNSNSSDITIPCDVTETNFAPSSSLVDVA; this comes from the exons acGATGGCGGACGACGGTTTGCTGACGACCGAGGAGCTATTGGACGTTCTGGCGACACAAATGAAGAAATGTCAGCGGGATTTGACGAACGATTTGGCGCCCAAAGACGCCGAAG GAAATTACCTCACCAATTACTGCAAAGGGGAATGGGACAAATTGACCTGCTGGCCGAATAGCCCCCCTGGCGAGACGGTGTCCATTAGATGTCCGGAGTATATACCGGACTTTGATCACGAAG GAAAGGTGCAGCGCATATGCAGTCCGCAGGGGGAATGGGCCACCACCAATAACGGCACCCAAACCTGGACAGATTATCACGACTGTCGCTACCCAGACCTCGCAAGCGTCattgagaaaataaaaaatgacgGCGAT CCAAAGATTAAGAGTCTCATTCTACTTTACACAATCGGATATTCCTGTTCGCTGGTCGCTCTCATATTTGCGATGGGCATTCTTGGATATTTCAA GCGACTCCATTGTACTCGCAACTACATCCACATGCATCTATTTGCTTCCTTTATTCTTCGTGCTGCTGTCATATTTGTCAAAGACAGAGTCCTTTATTATGGATCGGGGATTATGGACGTCCGCAGCGGGGATATGAGCATTGATTCCAGCGGATATAACAGCGATAACTCGAGCGAGATTGCATCTTATCGG ATCGGCTGTAAGGTGGTGATGACCTTGTTCCACTACTTCGTGGCCACCAATTACTACTGGATTCTGGCGGAGGCGCTCTACCTGCACAGTCTCATCTTCGTGGCGTTTTTCTCCGATAAGAAATACTTGTGGAGATTCATTTTGACTGGTTGGG GAGTTCCTGTTATATTTGTTATACCGTGGGCCGTGGTGCGGGCCACCTTGGATGACACCGG TTGCTGGGATATTGCAGTCTCTGAGTATAAATGGATTTACAACGGACCAATCGTGGTGGCCAACGTG ATCAATTTTCTTCTGTTCCTCAACATCATCCGAGTCCTCTGGTACAAGATGCGGGAGAGAGGTTTGGTCGGAGGAACTGATAATAGGACACAGTACAT GAAACTAGCGAAGTCTACTCTTGTTCTCATTCCGATGTTTGGAGTCCACGCGATCGTCTTCCTCGGGATGCCGGAGAACATCCACAGCGGGATCTGGTGGGACATCCGGATGTACTTCGATCTCTTCTTCAACTCATTTCAG GGCTTTTTTGTGGCTATCATCTACTGCTTCTGTAAcggagag GTCCAAGCCGAGTTCAGGAAGGCGTGGGACCGGTTCAATTTATCGGTCGAGATACAGAAGGGAAGAAGAGAGCGCAGTCGATCGTCAGTGACCATGCTGACAAGTTTCAATAGTTCCGCCTCCCAGCAG GCAAGGCTCTCCATTGGCGGCCAAAGCAACGGCAGGGGACCTGGTTACAGGTCGAACGGCACAGCTCTTCTCAACCAGAACAACCTGCAAGTGAACGACGGCAAATTTAACTCTTCCGTTAATAGGAACGAC AATATAATGTGGAACAGCAAAGCGGAGAACGAAACGAGCTTCGTTGTCAAACCAAACGAAAATTCAAACAACAACGAA GATCACGAAGGGAGCCCCCTACTTGTCAATCCTCCCCCCTTCATCCGCCGACAAAGCTCAACCCTCCCAAAAGGAAGTGACGTCATTGTTCCTATAGCGGAGGAGCGCGCTTTGGAGGAAGCGTTCGAGAGCGCGATTGAAGATCCAATCGAGGTGCAGCTGCAGTGTCCGGCAAAGAGCTTTCTCCTCGCCGACGAACTCGTTGACCCCAGTGAAGAGGCCGACGcttttgatgacgtcatcagtcGTGACGAAATGACGACGTTACGTCAGAAGCGGATGCAGCACGCCAAACGAGCGGAGTCGGAGGATTCTGGGATTTCCTCGGTTTACCTGATTGAAGCGAGGAGCGGGAAAGGGGACGGAACCTTGTCCGTGTCCGATTATTGCGGAGACAGCGAGGGCGGAGTTAGCGACGACCATCCGCACAGCAGCGACAGCGAAGGAATCTTCGAGAAAAACTCAAACTCAAGTGACATAACAATACCCTGCGACGTCACCGAAACCAATTTCGCTCCGTCGTCGTCGCTGGTTGACGTTGCGTGA
- the LOC143459710 gene encoding parathyroid hormone 2 receptor-like isoform X2: MFAIKAKANEKVAKEVKKKKKEPFTLKGTISRLAQCRNVDCFIICVVSCCLIPLVFVLALSVPKTMADDGLLTTEELLDVLATQMKKCQRDLTNDLAPKDAEGNYLTNYCKGEWDKLTCWPNSPPGETVSIRCPEYIPDFDHEAALTRICTEDGTWQKLASDPNHTWSDYSRCPRFGLPWNNEENPKIKSLILLYTIGYSCSLVALIFAMGILGYFKRLHCTRNYIHMHLFASFILRAAVIFVKDRVLYYGSGIMDVRSGDMSIDSSGYNSDNSSEIASYRIGCKVVMTLFHYFVATNYYWILAEALYLHSLIFVAFFSDKKYLWRFILTGWGVPVIFVIPWAVVRATLDDTGCWDIAVSEYKWIYNGPIVVANVINFLLFLNIIRVLWYKMRERGLVGGTDNRTQYMKLAKSTLVLIPMFGVHAIVFLGMPENIHSGIWWDIRMYFDLFFNSFQGFFVAIIYCFCNGEVQAEFRKAWDRFNLSVEIQKGRRERSRSSVTMLTSFNSSASQQARLSIGGQSNGRGPGYRSNGTALLNQNNLQVNDGKFNSSVNRNDNIMWNSKAENETSFVVKPNENSNNNEDHEGSPLLVNPPPFIRRQSSTLPKGSDVIVPIAEERALEEAFESAIEDPIEVQLQCPAKSFLLADELVDPSEEADAFDDVISRDEMTTLRQKRMQHAKRAESEDSGISSVYLIEARSGKGDGTLSVSDYCGDSEGGVSDDHPHSSDSEGIFEKNSNSSDITIPCDVTETNFAPSSSLVDVA, from the exons acGATGGCGGACGACGGTTTGCTGACGACCGAGGAGCTATTGGACGTTCTGGCGACACAAATGAAGAAATGTCAGCGGGATTTGACGAACGATTTGGCGCCCAAAGACGCCGAAG GAAATTACCTCACCAATTACTGCAAAGGGGAATGGGACAAATTGACCTGCTGGCCGAATAGCCCCCCTGGCGAGACGGTGTCCATTAGATGTCCGGAGTATATACCGGACTTTGATCACGAAG CCGCCCTGACTCGAATTTGCACCGAAGATGGCACGTGGCAAAAGTTAGCTTCTGACCCAAATCATACTTGGAGCGATTATTCGCGTTGTCCTCGGTTTGGTCTGCCTTGGAATAACGAAGAAAAT CCAAAGATTAAGAGTCTCATTCTACTTTACACAATCGGATATTCCTGTTCGCTGGTCGCTCTCATATTTGCGATGGGCATTCTTGGATATTTCAA GCGACTCCATTGTACTCGCAACTACATCCACATGCATCTATTTGCTTCCTTTATTCTTCGTGCTGCTGTCATATTTGTCAAAGACAGAGTCCTTTATTATGGATCGGGGATTATGGACGTCCGCAGCGGGGATATGAGCATTGATTCCAGCGGATATAACAGCGATAACTCGAGCGAGATTGCATCTTATCGG ATCGGCTGTAAGGTGGTGATGACCTTGTTCCACTACTTCGTGGCCACCAATTACTACTGGATTCTGGCGGAGGCGCTCTACCTGCACAGTCTCATCTTCGTGGCGTTTTTCTCCGATAAGAAATACTTGTGGAGATTCATTTTGACTGGTTGGG GAGTTCCTGTTATATTTGTTATACCGTGGGCCGTGGTGCGGGCCACCTTGGATGACACCGG TTGCTGGGATATTGCAGTCTCTGAGTATAAATGGATTTACAACGGACCAATCGTGGTGGCCAACGTG ATCAATTTTCTTCTGTTCCTCAACATCATCCGAGTCCTCTGGTACAAGATGCGGGAGAGAGGTTTGGTCGGAGGAACTGATAATAGGACACAGTACAT GAAACTAGCGAAGTCTACTCTTGTTCTCATTCCGATGTTTGGAGTCCACGCGATCGTCTTCCTCGGGATGCCGGAGAACATCCACAGCGGGATCTGGTGGGACATCCGGATGTACTTCGATCTCTTCTTCAACTCATTTCAG GGCTTTTTTGTGGCTATCATCTACTGCTTCTGTAAcggagag GTCCAAGCCGAGTTCAGGAAGGCGTGGGACCGGTTCAATTTATCGGTCGAGATACAGAAGGGAAGAAGAGAGCGCAGTCGATCGTCAGTGACCATGCTGACAAGTTTCAATAGTTCCGCCTCCCAGCAG GCAAGGCTCTCCATTGGCGGCCAAAGCAACGGCAGGGGACCTGGTTACAGGTCGAACGGCACAGCTCTTCTCAACCAGAACAACCTGCAAGTGAACGACGGCAAATTTAACTCTTCCGTTAATAGGAACGAC AATATAATGTGGAACAGCAAAGCGGAGAACGAAACGAGCTTCGTTGTCAAACCAAACGAAAATTCAAACAACAACGAA GATCACGAAGGGAGCCCCCTACTTGTCAATCCTCCCCCCTTCATCCGCCGACAAAGCTCAACCCTCCCAAAAGGAAGTGACGTCATTGTTCCTATAGCGGAGGAGCGCGCTTTGGAGGAAGCGTTCGAGAGCGCGATTGAAGATCCAATCGAGGTGCAGCTGCAGTGTCCGGCAAAGAGCTTTCTCCTCGCCGACGAACTCGTTGACCCCAGTGAAGAGGCCGACGcttttgatgacgtcatcagtcGTGACGAAATGACGACGTTACGTCAGAAGCGGATGCAGCACGCCAAACGAGCGGAGTCGGAGGATTCTGGGATTTCCTCGGTTTACCTGATTGAAGCGAGGAGCGGGAAAGGGGACGGAACCTTGTCCGTGTCCGATTATTGCGGAGACAGCGAGGGCGGAGTTAGCGACGACCATCCGCACAGCAGCGACAGCGAAGGAATCTTCGAGAAAAACTCAAACTCAAGTGACATAACAATACCCTGCGACGTCACCGAAACCAATTTCGCTCCGTCGTCGTCGCTGGTTGACGTTGCGTGA